The nucleotide sequence ACATCGACAAGTGCTTCCTGATCGGCCATTTCAAGGATGCGGCCGACGTCGCGGAAGCCGTGCACAAGGAGTTCCCGAACTTCGGCGTGCTGGCCGATCTTTCCCATTTCCCGCTGCTGCGGGAAGACCCGAAGGATTCGATCCCGCTCGTCAGGAAATTCCCGATGCACTTCCACATCGGGAACTGTGCGTTCCGCGACCGGCGGCACCCGGGGTACGGGGACCTGCAGCCGAGGTTCGGGATGCCGGGCGGCGAGACCGACACCCCGCAGGTGACGGAATACTTCCGGCTCCTGCGCGACCTGAAGCTCATCGGCCCGGAAAAGCGGCCGGTCCTGAGCGCGGAGGTCCGCCCCCTGCTCGCGGAAGAGAGCTCGGAAGCCGTCCTCGCCAATACGAAGCGCGTCATCAAGGAAGCCTGGGCGTTGGTTTGATGATCCTGCGGACCGAACAAAAACAGCAGATCGAGGAGGAGCCATGAGAACGAAGCGTTCGACGAACGGCAGGACCGCGATCGTTGCATCCCTGTTCCTCGCCGCGGCGCTGCTCGCCGCGGGGACCGTCCCGGCGGCGGCCGACGTGTGGCCCGAGAAGCCGGTGGAACTGATCAACCCGTTCGCCGCCGGCGCGGCGGCCGACATCCAGGCGCGCAAGCTGGCGGAGATCGTTTCCCGCGACCTGGGGCAGCCCATGGTCGTGCGCAACGTCACCGGCGCGGGCGGCTCCATCGCCTACAACGAAGTGAACCGCGCAAAGCCCGACGGCTACACCCTGGTCTGGTACTCCGGCGCCATCAACACCCTCGCGGCCCGCAAGCAGATCCAGTACGATTACACCGCGTTCGTGCCCATCGCGGGGGTCGGCATCGAGACCGTGTGCATCGCCGTCGCCAAGGACGCCCCCTGGAAGGACTTCAAGGAATTCATCGCCTACGCCAAGGCCAACCCCGGCAAGATCACGATCGGGAACTCGGGGATGGGCAGCGTCACCCACATGGTGCCGCTGGCGATGGCTTCCAAGGCCAAGGCGCAGGTCGTCCACGTCCCGTTCGGCAGCGGCCTGGCGGTGGCTTCCGTGATGGGAGGCAAGATCCAGGCGTCCAGCCAGCACCCCGCGGAAGTCTTCAGCCAGGTGAAGGCCGGCGAAGTGCGCATCCTCGCCGTCAGCAGCGCGAAGCGGATCAACATCTGGCCCGACGTGCCGACGATGGCCGAGTCCGGTGTCGACCTCGAGTTCGACCAGTGGAGGGGGATCGCCGCCCCCAAGGGGACGCCGAAGCAGGTCGTCGACAAGCTGTCCCCCATCGTGAAGAAGGCGATCGAGAGCAGGGAATGGATCGAGTTCGCCTCCTCCCTGGGCACCACCCCGCGGTACCAGGACCCGGCCGTCTTCGGCGATTTCGTCGCGAAGATGGACAAGGAGACCCGGGAGATCATGGAGGAGTCGGGGCTGCTGAAGAAGTAGCCGCGTTTCGGCGCGGCGGCAAGAACTCCGGACCGGGGGAGGCCGAATGCAGCATCGGGAAGACATCGCGAGCAGCGTCGTCGTGGTCCTGTTCGGGGCCGCGTTCCTGATCTACGCCTCGCGGTATCCCGTGGACTCGCCGGCGTCCCCCGGGCCGGGGGTGTTCCCGAGGATCGCGGGAGGGTTCGTGGTCCTCCTCGGCTCCTGGCAGCTTGTCCACGCCCTCTGGAAATGGAAGCGGCGGGCGAAACCGGCTTCCCTCCCGGAAGGCGGCGGACCGGGAGCGGCAGGCGGCAGGGCGTCGCTCCTGCTGATCGCGGCGTTCGTCCTGTATATCCTCGGCATCCGGTATCTCGGCTTTTTCGTCTCCACCTTCCTCTTCGCCGTCTGCGTCAGCCGTCTCTCCGGAAAAGCGGGCCTGTGGAAGCCGGTCCTCCTTTCCGCGGGGCTCTGCCTGTTCTGCTACCTCGTGTTCGTGGGCTGGCTGAAGATCTCCTTCCCAAGCGGGCTGCTGTTTTAAGGGGCCGAAAGGACGCGCGGGATGCTCGAGAGCGGATTCTCCACCCACGTCCTGGCCGCGCTGCAGCCGGGAAACCTGTTCGCCTGCTTCGTCGGGGCGCTCCTCGGGACGCTGATCGGCGTGCTGCCGGGGCTGGGGCCCGCCGCGGCCATGGCCATGGTCATCCCCCTCACGCTGAAGCTGGGGCCAACGGCGGGGCTCATCATGCTGGCGGGGATCTACTACGGCTCCATGTACGGCGGCTCCACGACATCCATCCTGGTCAACGTGCCCGGAGAGCCCGCCAGCGTCGTCACGACGCTGGACGGCTACGCGATGGCGAAAAACGGCCGCGCCGGCGCGGCGCTGGCGATC is from Thermodesulfobacteriota bacterium and encodes:
- a CDS encoding tripartite tricarboxylate transporter substrate binding protein, with amino-acid sequence MRTKRSTNGRTAIVASLFLAAALLAAGTVPAAADVWPEKPVELINPFAAGAAADIQARKLAEIVSRDLGQPMVVRNVTGAGGSIAYNEVNRAKPDGYTLVWYSGAINTLAARKQIQYDYTAFVPIAGVGIETVCIAVAKDAPWKDFKEFIAYAKANPGKITIGNSGMGSVTHMVPLAMASKAKAQVVHVPFGSGLAVASVMGGKIQASSQHPAEVFSQVKAGEVRILAVSSAKRINIWPDVPTMAESGVDLEFDQWRGIAAPKGTPKQVVDKLSPIVKKAIESREWIEFASSLGTTPRYQDPAVFGDFVAKMDKETREIMEESGLLKK
- a CDS encoding tripartite tricarboxylate transporter TctB family protein — translated: MQHREDIASSVVVVLFGAAFLIYASRYPVDSPASPGPGVFPRIAGGFVVLLGSWQLVHALWKWKRRAKPASLPEGGGPGAAGGRASLLLIAAFVLYILGIRYLGFFVSTFLFAVCVSRLSGKAGLWKPVLLSAGLCLFCYLVFVGWLKISFPSGLLF